In the genome of Apostichopus japonicus isolate 1M-3 chromosome 15, ASM3797524v1, whole genome shotgun sequence, one region contains:
- the LOC139981315 gene encoding aspartate beta-hydroxylase domain-containing protein 2-like, which yields MAVHDILHSLFSLDHVTFVLGVSSCILGMLLVVVCKYTVSRENSDHTGKAAVYSSAQCKNADCVRCSAKESLNAAIQERMKSTLEFSARNSTIKLSDRMIKSFKHYFAMTNSADRIDNSNQNVRASNLQNPSIFYMQNLSSDYCFEELTEYSEYDKVLTILKSSFEEVREEFDGLWSDFVDEIDADGWQENSLSDGGGKWFTFHLINQGRRQTLNMNRCPATSHMIKKVETLAVNNCIFGFVTFSVLMPGTHITSHCGATNTRIRCHLGLHIPEDCTLTVNGQDLHWTEGKCLLFDDSFQHEARHSGLSSSSYPRSVLMIDLWHPELSREERDILQNVFHSDLLNL from the exons ATGGCTGTTCATGATATTCTCCACAGTTTGTTCTCTCTGGATCATGTTACTTTTGTGCTTGGCGTATCATCATGCATTCTTGGGATGTTACTCGTTGTAGTTTGTAAATACACAGTTTCAAGAGAAAACAGTGATCACACTGGAAAGGCAGCAGTTTATTCCAGTGCGCAATGCAAGAATGCAGATTGTGTGAGGTGTTCCGCAAAAGAAAGTTTAAATGCAGCAATTCAGGAAAGAATGAAGAGCACCCTGGAATTTTCAGCAAGGAATTCAACTATAAAGTTATCAGACAGAATGATAAAGAGtttcaaacattattttgcGATGACAAATTCAGCGGACAGAATTGATAACTCTAACCAGAATGTTAGAGCCAGCAACCTTCAAAATCCAAGTATATTTTATATGCAAAATTTAAGTTCTGATTACTGTTTTGAAGAATTGACAGAGTATTCTGAATATGACAAAGTTTTAACCATTCTGAAAAGTTCATTTGAAGAAGTGAGAGAAGAATTTGATGGTTTGTGGAGTGACTTTGTAGATGAAATTGATGCAGATGGTTGGCAAGAGAACAGTTTATCAGATGGTGGAGGCAAATGGTTCACATTTCATCTCATAAATCAAGGACGGAGACAAACGTTAAATATGAACAGATGCCCCGCAACCTCTCATATGATCAAGAAAGTAGAAACACTGGCAGTGAATAACTGTATCTTTGGCTTTGTAACATTCTCTGTGCTAATGCCAGGCACACATATTACCAGTCATTGTGGTGCAACAAATACAAGAATTAGATGTCACTTGG GTTTGCACATACCTGAAGATTGCACCCTTACAGTGAATGGACAAGACTTACACTGGACGGAAGGAAAGTGTCTGTTGTTTGACGATTCTTTTCAACATGAAGCTCGGCATAGTGGTCTATCTTCCTCATCATATCCTCGAAGTGTTCTAATGATAGATCTTTGGCATCCAGAATTATCTAGAGAAGAACGAGATATTCTGCAAAATGTCTTTCACTCAGACTTGTTGAACCTCTAG
- the LOC139981491 gene encoding uncharacterized protein isoform X2: protein MKFMTSSIFIVCYLWVLYGTVDAQGCTSTSCQNDGTCQSITNGFICECLPGFFGVDCSIQSQCIPNPCKNGAGCRNLVTDFECICPTSHTGPTCDEEVTACTTDPCLNNGTCSVTSSSPGYRCSCTGNWIGDTCQQANACGNNPCLNGASCFVHEAGTAFFCLCAQGWTGTSCETEIDPCSNSPCMNGGTCVQLPGNGISCTCLEFFEGIFCESRKSPCLSNPCQNGGECQALNAENTAFQCTCTSDWEGDTCEIAKFPCEHNPCENVATCIAMGDGTRLCICAPFYSGVSCQIVSACFSGPCKNDGNCVTGTDPQEFTCECSNGYLGPTCESIDACLSGPCKNEGNCVTGTNPEDFTCECLNGYLGPTCESIDACLSGPCKNEGNCVTGTNPEDFTCECSNGYLGPTCESKSLCRTSPCQNSGTCTDSEDLSSYSCDCPPLYTGRNCEIENTCLTSPCQNGAECISDVTSSGYTCNCVAPFTGPNCDLDLCSLNPCMNNGLCSLNGQNYSCTCQNGYEGPLCEKLNCMLIPCQNGGTCVTSVSGRVCSCTDNWEGEFCEVDNSGSSASDACNPSPCMRRAPCSTLTDSEDFYCDCPATYTGKVCQFKLISGLSSGVDVIRIPSNIVIIISVTLLILIELLN from the exons ATGAagtttatgacgtcatcgataTTTATAGTCTGCTACCTTTGGGTCCTTTATGGGACGGTTGACGCCCAAG gttGCACATCCACTTCCTGTCAGAATGATGGGACGTGTCAGAGCATCACAAACGGGTTCATCTGCGAATGTCTGCCAGGATTCTTTGGGGTTGACTGTTCCATTC AGTCACAATGCATACCAAACCCTTGCAAAAATGGGGCCGGATGTCGGAATCTCGTAACAGATTTCGAGTGCATCTGCCCAACGTCTCACACTGGACCGACGTGTGACGAAGAAG TAACGGCGTGTACCACAGACCCATGTCTGAATAATGGTACATGTTCTGTGACGTCATCCAGTCCTGGGTATAGATGTTCTTGTACTGGTAATTGGATCGGTGACACTTGTCAGCAAG ctAACGCATGTGGGAATAATCCGTGCCTGAACGGTGCTAGCTGTTTCGTTCATGAAGCAGGAACGGCGTTTTTCTGCCTCTGTGCTCAGGGATGGACTGGGACGAGCTGTGAAACCGAAATTG ATCCATGTTCGAATAGTCCCTGCATGAACGGAGGGACTTGTGTTCAGCTGCCGGGTAACGGTATTTCTTGTACATGTCTCGAATTCTTTGAGGGTATATTCTGCGAGTCAC GGAAGAGTCCTTGTCTGAGTAACCCATGTCAAAATGGCGGAGAGTGCCAAGCATTGAACGCCGAAAATACAGCTTTCCAGTGTACTTGTACAAGCGACTGGGAAGGAGATACCTGTGAAATTG CTAAGTTTCCTTGTGAACACAATCCTTGCGAAAACGTCGCAACTTGTATTGCAATGGGCGATGGTACCCGTCTGTGTATATGTGCACCCTTCTACAGCGGCGTATCCTGTCAAATTG TCAGTGCCTGTTTTTCTGGACCTTGCAAGAATGACGGTAACTGCGTCACTGGAACCGATCCTCAAGAATTTACTTGTGAATGCTCAAATGGATACTTAGGACCTACATGCGAATCAA TCGATGCCTGTCTTTCTGGACCTTGCAAGAATGAGGGTAACTGCGTCACTGGAACCAATCCTGAAGATTTTACTTGTGAATGCTTAAATGGATACTTAGGACCTACATGCGAATCAA TCGATGCCTGCCTTTCTGGACCTTGCAAGAATGAGGGTAACTGCGTCACTGGAACCAATCCTGAAGATTTTACTTGTGAATGCTCAAATGGATACTTAGGACCTACATGCGAATCAA AGAGTCTTTGCCGAACCTCTCCTTGCCAAAACTCAGGAACATGTACCGATAGCGAAGACCTCTCTAGTTATTCGTGCGACTGTCCACCATTGTACACCGGCCGGAACTGTGAGATAG AAAATACGTGTTTGACTTCTCCATGTCAGAATGGTGCTGAGTGTATCTCCGACGTGACATCATCAGGCTATACATGTAATTGTGTTGCGCCTTTCACTGGACCGAATTGTGATTTAG ATCTTTGTAGTCTAAACCCTTGCATGAACAATGGACTATGTAGTTTAAATGGTCAAAACTACAGCTGTACTTGCCAAAATGGATATGAAGGACCGCTTTGTGAAAAAT TGAACTGCATGTTAATTCCTTGTCAAAATGGTGGAACTTGCGTCACTTCCGTTTCTGGTCGAGTGTGTTCTTGCACTGATAATTGGGAGGGAGAATTCTGTGAGGTTGATAATTCTG GTAGTTCAGCCAGCGATGCTTGCAACCCAAGTCCTTGCATGCGCCGTGCTCCATGTTCGACTTTAACCGATTCTGAAGATTTTTATTGTGATTGTCCAGCAACATACACCGGAAAAGTCTGTCAATTTA AATTGATAAGTGGTTTGTCTTCGGGGGTAGACGTAATCAGGATACCAAGCAACATCGTGATCATCATCTCAGTgactttattaatattaattgaattattaaattaa
- the LOC139981491 gene encoding uncharacterized protein isoform X1, with the protein MKFMTSSIFIVCYLWVLYGTVDAQGCTSTSCQNDGTCQSITNGFICECLPGFFGVDCSIQSQCIPNPCKNGAGCRNLVTDFECICPTSHTGPTCDEEVTACTTDPCLNNGTCSVTSSSPGYRCSCTGNWIGDTCQQANACGNNPCLNGASCFVHEAGTAFFCLCAQGWTGTSCETEIDPCSNSPCMNGGTCVQLPGNGISCTCLEFFEGIFCESRKSPCLSNPCQNGGECQALNAENTAFQCTCTSDWEGDTCEIAKFPCEHNPCENVATCIAMGDGTRLCICAPFYSGVSCQIVSACFSGPCKNDGNCVTGTDPQEFTCECSNGYLGPTCESIDACLSGPCKNEGNCVTGTNPEDFTCECLNGYLGPTCESIDACLSGPCKNEGNCVTGTNPEDFTCECSNGYLGPTCESTQVCSPNPCINQGTCIPNLDLQDFTCDCQPGFGGQFCHIESLCRTSPCQNSGTCTDSEDLSSYSCDCPPLYTGRNCEIENTCLTSPCQNGAECISDVTSSGYTCNCVAPFTGPNCDLDLCSLNPCMNNGLCSLNGQNYSCTCQNGYEGPLCEKLNCMLIPCQNGGTCVTSVSGRVCSCTDNWEGEFCEVDNSGSSASDACNPSPCMRRAPCSTLTDSEDFYCDCPATYTGKVCQFKLISGLSSGVDVIRIPSNIVIIISVTLLILIELLN; encoded by the exons ATGAagtttatgacgtcatcgataTTTATAGTCTGCTACCTTTGGGTCCTTTATGGGACGGTTGACGCCCAAG gttGCACATCCACTTCCTGTCAGAATGATGGGACGTGTCAGAGCATCACAAACGGGTTCATCTGCGAATGTCTGCCAGGATTCTTTGGGGTTGACTGTTCCATTC AGTCACAATGCATACCAAACCCTTGCAAAAATGGGGCCGGATGTCGGAATCTCGTAACAGATTTCGAGTGCATCTGCCCAACGTCTCACACTGGACCGACGTGTGACGAAGAAG TAACGGCGTGTACCACAGACCCATGTCTGAATAATGGTACATGTTCTGTGACGTCATCCAGTCCTGGGTATAGATGTTCTTGTACTGGTAATTGGATCGGTGACACTTGTCAGCAAG ctAACGCATGTGGGAATAATCCGTGCCTGAACGGTGCTAGCTGTTTCGTTCATGAAGCAGGAACGGCGTTTTTCTGCCTCTGTGCTCAGGGATGGACTGGGACGAGCTGTGAAACCGAAATTG ATCCATGTTCGAATAGTCCCTGCATGAACGGAGGGACTTGTGTTCAGCTGCCGGGTAACGGTATTTCTTGTACATGTCTCGAATTCTTTGAGGGTATATTCTGCGAGTCAC GGAAGAGTCCTTGTCTGAGTAACCCATGTCAAAATGGCGGAGAGTGCCAAGCATTGAACGCCGAAAATACAGCTTTCCAGTGTACTTGTACAAGCGACTGGGAAGGAGATACCTGTGAAATTG CTAAGTTTCCTTGTGAACACAATCCTTGCGAAAACGTCGCAACTTGTATTGCAATGGGCGATGGTACCCGTCTGTGTATATGTGCACCCTTCTACAGCGGCGTATCCTGTCAAATTG TCAGTGCCTGTTTTTCTGGACCTTGCAAGAATGACGGTAACTGCGTCACTGGAACCGATCCTCAAGAATTTACTTGTGAATGCTCAAATGGATACTTAGGACCTACATGCGAATCAA TCGATGCCTGTCTTTCTGGACCTTGCAAGAATGAGGGTAACTGCGTCACTGGAACCAATCCTGAAGATTTTACTTGTGAATGCTTAAATGGATACTTAGGACCTACATGCGAATCAA TCGATGCCTGCCTTTCTGGACCTTGCAAGAATGAGGGTAACTGCGTCACTGGAACCAATCCTGAAGATTTTACTTGTGAATGCTCAAATGGATACTTAGGACCTACATGCGAATCAA CTCAAGTCTGTTCTCCAAATCCGTGTATCAATCAAGGCACATGCATTCCTAACCTGGATCTTCAAGATTTCACTTGTGATTGCCAGCCCGGTTTTGGCGGGCAATTCTGTCACATAG AGAGTCTTTGCCGAACCTCTCCTTGCCAAAACTCAGGAACATGTACCGATAGCGAAGACCTCTCTAGTTATTCGTGCGACTGTCCACCATTGTACACCGGCCGGAACTGTGAGATAG AAAATACGTGTTTGACTTCTCCATGTCAGAATGGTGCTGAGTGTATCTCCGACGTGACATCATCAGGCTATACATGTAATTGTGTTGCGCCTTTCACTGGACCGAATTGTGATTTAG ATCTTTGTAGTCTAAACCCTTGCATGAACAATGGACTATGTAGTTTAAATGGTCAAAACTACAGCTGTACTTGCCAAAATGGATATGAAGGACCGCTTTGTGAAAAAT TGAACTGCATGTTAATTCCTTGTCAAAATGGTGGAACTTGCGTCACTTCCGTTTCTGGTCGAGTGTGTTCTTGCACTGATAATTGGGAGGGAGAATTCTGTGAGGTTGATAATTCTG GTAGTTCAGCCAGCGATGCTTGCAACCCAAGTCCTTGCATGCGCCGTGCTCCATGTTCGACTTTAACCGATTCTGAAGATTTTTATTGTGATTGTCCAGCAACATACACCGGAAAAGTCTGTCAATTTA AATTGATAAGTGGTTTGTCTTCGGGGGTAGACGTAATCAGGATACCAAGCAACATCGTGATCATCATCTCAGTgactttattaatattaattgaattattaaattaa